One genomic window of Roseateles sp. DAIF2 includes the following:
- a CDS encoding TonB-dependent receptor, protein MNSNRWSFTRTALSAAAAIVVAAPVMAQNTTSAVSGRVTANDGKPVAGATVSILHRESGSANNVTTDAEGRYSARGLRVGGPYTITVSKGSDKDVRDGIYLALAESLSLDLRLGGNQLETVVLTGSRAQVGAYNAGATGAGTSLGRQELDAYASISRSLQDYARIDPRLAQTDKERGEISALGQNSRFNSITVDGVNISDTFGLESNNLPTAKQPISIDAIQSVQVNLSNYDVTQKGYTGANINAVTKSGTNEFKGSVYYVYRDEGLAGQRYNRTDDTYSNVVPFKEDTKGATLGGPIIKDKLFFFASIEELKSDRSQPEYGPVGGALTNVAIAPGTITKLQEIAKSKYGFDAGNLYAASELNVRDGLVKLDWNINDQHRANVRYSRTEQSETNNGSFSGYSPTALQLTSAWFSQKKTVETMVAQLFSDWTSNFSTELKISNRDYDSAPENNTNLPAMALRFSGAAPVGSPAGVNVSSNRFLNFGTERSRHFNVLKTKTQDAYFGANWVLDDHELKFGGDLQRNKVFNAFFQDTKGNYTFACENNLTYAQCEAQVLDRFSRGQALNYSYQVPVAGLTLDEGAARFTHTSTGLFLQDTWAVNDKLTLGFGVRYDKLSTSDKPTFNAEAAKAVVAGRVTGASAVDRATGGFGFDNSQTPDGQDLIQPRFSFNYAFDAANKRKSQLRGGFGLFQGAAANVWLANPYSNTGMATRIITCGSSCPSNNTLFNPDPNSQPTNVAGVPPAANVDFIEKGLGQPSVWKFNLAYDAELPWFGLVAGAEWVHTKNRSGIFYRNLNLGDPTRLSAQDGRQMFFMPQSYNTSCWASNGNLSTSGACAPGTGRTSTRALSNANFNNVLMAAETKKGGGDALTFSLSKAMPEYGLNWQVAYTRTAAKEVSPLTSSVANSNYNSRAIYNPNEDVSANSAYLVKDRVSAAVNWSKAFVGKYKTTVGLFYEGRKGRPFSWTYANDMNGDNVTNDLMYIPTAPGAAGVVFRPAANSGLANDAAAEARFWEIVNANPALSGKKGSVVGRNSSFAAFVNSFDLRLSQEVPGFTSQHKGVISFDILNVGNLLNKRWGRIDELRFESQGGQRRSFVNFGGIDANGNYVYYVDSKVTDYTTRQQKGESQWAVQITAKYEF, encoded by the coding sequence ATGAATAGCAATCGTTGGAGTTTCACAAGGACCGCGCTCAGCGCGGCCGCGGCCATCGTGGTCGCGGCTCCGGTCATGGCACAGAACACGACCTCGGCCGTCAGCGGCCGGGTGACCGCAAACGATGGCAAGCCTGTCGCCGGTGCCACGGTGTCCATCCTGCACCGTGAATCGGGCTCGGCGAACAATGTCACGACCGACGCGGAAGGCCGTTATTCGGCCCGCGGTCTGCGTGTCGGCGGCCCCTACACGATCACCGTCAGCAAGGGCAGCGACAAGGATGTCCGTGACGGCATCTATCTGGCCTTGGCTGAGAGTTTGTCGCTGGATCTGCGTTTGGGCGGCAATCAGCTGGAAACCGTGGTGCTGACCGGCTCGCGCGCCCAGGTTGGTGCCTACAACGCCGGCGCTACCGGTGCCGGGACCAGCCTGGGACGCCAGGAACTGGATGCCTATGCATCGATTTCCCGCAGCTTGCAGGACTATGCCCGCATCGACCCGCGCCTGGCCCAGACCGACAAGGAGCGCGGCGAGATCTCGGCCCTGGGGCAGAACTCGCGCTTCAACTCCATCACCGTCGACGGTGTCAACATCAGCGACACCTTCGGCCTGGAGTCGAACAACCTGCCGACCGCCAAGCAGCCGATCTCGATCGATGCGATCCAGTCGGTGCAGGTGAACCTGTCCAACTACGATGTGACGCAAAAGGGCTATACCGGCGCCAACATCAATGCGGTGACCAAGTCCGGCACCAATGAATTCAAGGGTAGCGTCTACTACGTCTACCGGGACGAGGGTCTGGCCGGCCAGCGCTACAACCGCACCGACGACACCTACTCCAACGTCGTCCCCTTCAAGGAAGACACCAAGGGCGCGACCCTGGGTGGTCCGATCATCAAGGACAAGCTGTTCTTCTTCGCCAGCATCGAAGAACTGAAGAGCGACCGTTCCCAGCCCGAGTACGGCCCGGTCGGTGGCGCCCTCACCAATGTGGCGATCGCGCCCGGCACCATCACCAAGCTGCAGGAAATCGCCAAGAGCAAGTACGGTTTCGACGCTGGCAACCTGTATGCCGCCAGCGAGCTGAATGTGCGCGACGGGCTGGTGAAGCTCGACTGGAACATCAATGATCAGCATCGCGCAAACGTTCGCTACTCCCGCACCGAGCAATCTGAGACCAATAACGGCAGCTTCAGCGGCTACAGCCCCACGGCCCTGCAGCTGACCTCGGCCTGGTTCAGCCAGAAGAAGACCGTGGAAACGATGGTGGCCCAGCTGTTCTCCGACTGGACCAGCAATTTCTCCACCGAGCTGAAGATCTCCAACCGCGACTACGACAGCGCGCCGGAGAACAACACCAACCTGCCCGCGATGGCCCTGCGCTTCAGCGGCGCGGCCCCGGTCGGCTCTCCCGCTGGCGTCAACGTCAGCAGCAACCGCTTCCTGAACTTCGGGACCGAGCGCAGCCGGCACTTCAATGTGCTGAAGACCAAGACGCAGGATGCCTATTTCGGCGCCAACTGGGTCCTCGACGACCACGAACTGAAGTTCGGTGGCGATCTGCAGCGCAACAAGGTGTTCAATGCCTTCTTCCAGGACACCAAGGGCAACTACACCTTTGCCTGCGAAAACAACCTGACCTACGCCCAGTGCGAGGCCCAGGTGCTGGACCGCTTCAGCCGTGGCCAGGCGCTGAACTACTCCTATCAGGTGCCCGTCGCCGGTTTGACCCTGGATGAAGGTGCAGCGCGCTTCACCCATACCAGCACGGGTCTGTTCCTGCAGGACACCTGGGCGGTCAACGACAAGCTGACCCTGGGCTTTGGCGTGCGCTACGACAAGCTGTCCACCTCCGACAAGCCCACCTTCAATGCGGAAGCGGCGAAGGCGGTGGTGGCCGGTCGGGTGACCGGAGCCAGCGCGGTGGATCGCGCCACCGGCGGTTTCGGCTTCGATAACAGCCAGACGCCGGATGGGCAGGATCTGATCCAGCCGCGCTTCAGCTTCAACTATGCGTTCGACGCGGCCAATAAGCGCAAGTCCCAGCTGCGCGGTGGCTTCGGTCTGTTCCAGGGCGCCGCTGCCAATGTCTGGCTGGCGAACCCCTATTCGAACACCGGCATGGCGACGCGGATCATCACCTGCGGCAGCAGCTGCCCGAGCAACAACACGCTGTTCAATCCCGATCCGAACAGTCAGCCGACCAATGTCGCCGGCGTGCCGCCCGCAGCCAACGTCGACTTCATCGAGAAGGGCCTGGGGCAGCCCTCGGTCTGGAAGTTCAACCTGGCCTATGACGCCGAGCTGCCCTGGTTCGGCCTGGTGGCGGGCGCTGAATGGGTGCATACCAAGAACCGGTCCGGCATCTTCTATCGCAACCTGAACCTGGGCGATCCGACCCGCCTGAGCGCGCAGGACGGCCGTCAGATGTTCTTCATGCCGCAGTCTTACAACACCAGTTGCTGGGCGAGCAACGGCAATCTGTCGACCAGCGGGGCTTGCGCTCCGGGTACCGGCCGGACCTCGACCCGCGCCCTGAGCAATGCGAACTTCAACAATGTGCTGATGGCGGCCGAGACCAAGAAGGGCGGCGGCGATGCGCTGACCTTCTCGCTGTCGAAGGCCATGCCGGAGTACGGTCTGAACTGGCAGGTCGCCTATACCCGCACGGCGGCCAAGGAAGTGAGCCCGCTGACCTCGTCGGTGGCCAACTCCAACTACAACTCGCGCGCCATCTACAACCCCAACGAGGATGTGTCTGCCAACTCGGCCTATCTGGTGAAGGACCGCGTCAGCGCCGCCGTCAACTGGTCGAAGGCCTTCGTGGGCAAGTACAAGACCACCGTGGGCTTGTTCTATGAAGGCCGCAAGGGCCGGCCTTTCAGCTGGACTTATGCGAACGACATGAACGGTGACAACGTCACCAATGACCTCATGTACATCCCGACCGCTCCGGGCGCGGCTGGCGTCGTGTTCCGCCCGGCTGCCAACAGCGGCCTGGCCAACGACGCCGCCGCCGAGGCGCGCTTCTGGGAAATCGTTAACGCCAATCCCGCGCTGTCCGGCAAGAAGGGTTCGGTCGTCGGTCGTAACTCCAGCTTCGCGGCCTTCGTCAACAGCTTCGACCTGCGTCTGAGCCAGGAAGTGCCCGGCTTCACCAGCCAGCACAAGGGCGTGATCAGCTTCGACATCTTGAACGTCGGCAACCTGCTGAACAAGCGTTGGGGCCGCATCGACGAGCTGCGCTTCGAATCGCAAGGCGGTCAGCGCCGCAGCTTCGTGAACTTCGGCGGCATTGATGCCAACGGCAACTATGTCTACTACGTCGACAGCAAGGTGACCGACTACACGACGCGCCAACAGAAGGGCGAATCGCAATGGGCCGTGCAGATCACCGCCAAGTACGAGTTCTGA
- a CDS encoding TonB-dependent receptor: MSFHPHTLRPSRVATAVSLLLWSVACAAQGADATAAKKKADEAADAAGNKLEQVVITGIRASIQKSIDTKRMADTNIEVVSAEDVGKMPDKNIADALSRLPGVNVQFGGALAMDEAERVAIRGTSPNLNLVTVNGHALSSGDWHVGDQGSSGRSVGFGLLPSQLIGQSIVYKTQRADLTEGGISGSVDIVLRKPLDFKQPLSGEVALGAVYADLPKKTDPQLSGLIAWKNPSNTFGVLLQAYKEDRHLRRDGEETFSYGVITAAQAAASGNPELAGKRMPGSINNALFEGVRKRTGASIVLQAKPTEQLEASFSGFRSTLKAGNANNSGFALPTQLVSNGWLIKDAKIDGNVISSARLERPAGAPASQRVIGFEYDQILREGAESLSSFYDLELKYRPTDRLSFSARAGSTEGRGETKQQPQLTFGLVNPNMSYSIDRSRGTDWVMLDAANKPIDMGNVSNFVMMSNTAAAVVSKDKEDYLHLDAQYTPSDSILTAVKWGLRSAKHKRSYDVAGGRWNAVDQGATFIKVEGGQLVDNIIPPGSFPKPGSSYPSGWASGLDANLPQGLFRYTPEQLREFGAKYMNWDPVLNASLTSGYSVAEKNDALYLMGEFELSPTLSGNAGLRHVTTTVDSLSYQSLAQCTALQPCAVPGAIVGSKLGTYLPRFNSTKHTAILPSMNLRWDLRRDLVARASASRSLGRANYNELAGSVSLNDTLLTGTSGNPQLKPVLSTNVDATLSWYFAPRAMFSVGLFSQHLQNYVKAGVSKIEYYNISQGKNTVYDVTSRVGVKAQLKGAEAALEMPIAGGFGFGINGTYVDSKDADGVEMLGTSKWTYNLRGFYEDDQFSASLAWNHRSDYSDAFVGNGTIPPTVDDKTRQITAYNGLRKYKGYGSLSASLGYKITKDISIHLDANNLLNPVRHNYFVSDNAPGYWHESGRQYYLNLRMKF; the protein is encoded by the coding sequence ATGAGCTTCCACCCCCACACCCTGCGCCCGAGCCGTGTCGCCACGGCGGTTTCCCTGCTGCTCTGGAGCGTCGCCTGCGCGGCCCAGGGCGCCGATGCGACTGCCGCGAAGAAGAAGGCGGACGAGGCCGCCGACGCTGCCGGCAACAAGCTCGAGCAGGTGGTGATCACCGGCATCCGCGCGTCGATCCAGAAGTCGATCGACACCAAGCGCATGGCCGATACCAATATCGAGGTGGTCTCGGCCGAGGACGTGGGCAAGATGCCAGACAAGAACATCGCCGATGCCCTGTCGCGCCTGCCGGGCGTGAACGTGCAGTTCGGCGGCGCGCTGGCGATGGACGAGGCCGAGCGCGTCGCGATCCGCGGCACCAGCCCCAATCTGAATCTGGTGACGGTCAACGGCCATGCGCTGTCCTCGGGCGACTGGCATGTGGGCGACCAGGGCAGCAGCGGTCGCTCGGTCGGCTTCGGCCTGCTGCCCTCGCAGCTGATCGGCCAGTCCATCGTCTACAAGACGCAGCGCGCCGACCTGACCGAGGGCGGCATCTCCGGCAGCGTGGACATCGTGCTGCGCAAGCCGCTGGACTTCAAGCAGCCGCTCAGCGGCGAGGTGGCGCTGGGCGCCGTCTATGCCGACCTACCGAAGAAGACCGACCCTCAGCTCAGCGGGCTGATCGCCTGGAAGAACCCGTCCAACACCTTCGGCGTGCTGCTGCAGGCCTACAAGGAGGACCGCCATCTGCGCCGCGACGGCGAGGAGACCTTCAGCTATGGCGTGATCACCGCCGCCCAGGCTGCGGCCTCAGGCAATCCGGAACTGGCGGGCAAGCGCATGCCCGGCAGCATCAACAACGCGCTGTTCGAGGGCGTGCGCAAGCGCACCGGCGCCTCGATCGTGCTGCAGGCCAAGCCGACCGAGCAGCTGGAGGCCTCGTTCAGCGGCTTCCGCAGCACGCTGAAGGCCGGCAATGCCAACAACTCGGGCTTTGCGCTGCCGACGCAGCTGGTCAGCAACGGCTGGCTGATCAAGGACGCGAAGATCGACGGCAATGTGATCAGCAGCGCGCGCCTGGAGCGGCCCGCCGGGGCGCCGGCCTCACAGCGCGTGATCGGCTTCGAATACGACCAGATCCTGCGCGAGGGCGCGGAGTCGCTGAGCTCCTTCTATGACCTGGAACTGAAATACCGCCCGACCGACAGGCTCAGCTTCAGCGCCCGTGCCGGTTCGACCGAGGGGCGCGGCGAGACCAAGCAGCAGCCGCAGCTGACCTTCGGCCTGGTGAATCCGAACATGAGCTATTCGATCGACCGCTCGCGCGGCACCGACTGGGTCATGCTGGATGCGGCCAACAAGCCGATCGACATGGGCAATGTGTCCAACTTCGTGATGATGAGCAACACGGCCGCGGCCGTGGTCTCGAAGGACAAAGAGGACTACCTGCACCTGGACGCGCAGTACACGCCCAGCGATTCGATCCTCACCGCGGTCAAATGGGGTCTGCGCTCGGCCAAGCACAAGCGCAGCTACGACGTGGCCGGCGGCCGCTGGAATGCGGTCGATCAGGGCGCGACCTTCATCAAGGTGGAGGGCGGGCAGCTGGTCGACAACATCATCCCGCCGGGCAGCTTCCCGAAGCCGGGCTCCAGTTATCCGTCCGGCTGGGCCTCGGGCCTGGATGCCAATCTGCCGCAGGGCCTGTTCCGCTACACGCCGGAGCAGCTGCGCGAGTTCGGCGCCAAGTACATGAACTGGGATCCGGTGCTGAATGCCTCGCTGACCAGCGGCTACTCGGTGGCCGAGAAGAACGATGCGCTGTACCTGATGGGCGAGTTCGAGCTGAGCCCGACGCTCAGCGGCAATGCCGGCCTGCGCCATGTGACGACCACGGTGGACTCACTGTCCTACCAGTCGCTGGCGCAATGCACGGCGCTGCAGCCCTGCGCGGTGCCCGGCGCCATCGTCGGCTCCAAGCTCGGCACCTACCTGCCGCGCTTCAACAGCACCAAGCACACGGCCATCCTGCCCAGCATGAACCTGCGCTGGGACCTGCGCCGCGACCTGGTGGCGCGCGCCTCGGCCTCGCGCTCGCTGGGCCGCGCCAACTACAACGAGCTGGCCGGCTCGGTGTCGCTGAACGACACGCTGCTGACCGGCACCAGCGGCAACCCGCAGCTCAAGCCGGTGCTGTCGACCAATGTGGATGCCACCCTGTCCTGGTACTTCGCGCCGCGCGCGATGTTCTCGGTCGGCCTGTTCTCGCAGCATCTGCAGAACTATGTGAAGGCCGGGGTCTCGAAGATCGAGTACTACAACATCAGCCAGGGCAAGAACACGGTCTACGACGTGACCTCGCGCGTCGGCGTCAAGGCGCAGCTGAAGGGCGCCGAGGCGGCGCTGGAGATGCCGATCGCCGGCGGCTTCGGCTTCGGCATCAATGGCACCTATGTCGATTCCAAGGATGCCGACGGCGTCGAGATGCTGGGTACCTCGAAGTGGACCTACAACCTGCGCGGCTTCTATGAGGACGACCAGTTCTCCGCCAGCCTGGCCTGGAACCATCGCAGCGACTACTCCGACGCCTTCGTCGGCAACGGCACCATCCCGCCGACCGTCGACGACAAGACCAGGCAGATCACCGCCTACAACGGCCTGCGCAAGTACAAGGGCTACGGCAGCCTGTCGGCCTCGCTGGGCTACAAGATCACCAAGGACATCAGCATCCACCTGGATGCCAACAACCTGCTGAACCCGGTGCGCCACAACTACTTCGTCAGCGACAACGCGCCCGGCTACTGGCATGAGAGCGGCCGCCAGTACTACCTGAACCTGCGCATGAAGTTCTGA
- a CDS encoding dCMP deaminase family protein, whose product MQGNDPTQSGNPLIPWHSMFMGVALLAAARSKDYRKRNGACIASVDNKIVGVGYNGLPRGCDDHDPSYWADNDADPLQSRHSYIVHAEVNAILNCVVLPLTGSTIYTTQFPCPRCVQSIIQVGIARVVYLEKKSHQVALNGASDKMLADAGIKVLSLEDLETPSAQWCGKLDDFIRATGPVVHGGSGGT is encoded by the coding sequence ATGCAAGGCAACGACCCAACCCAAAGCGGCAATCCGCTGATCCCCTGGCATTCGATGTTCATGGGCGTGGCCCTGCTGGCCGCGGCCCGCTCGAAGGACTATCGCAAGCGCAACGGCGCCTGCATCGCCAGCGTCGACAACAAGATCGTCGGGGTCGGCTACAACGGCCTGCCGCGCGGCTGCGACGACCATGACCCGAGCTACTGGGCCGACAACGACGCGGATCCGCTGCAGTCGCGCCACAGCTATATCGTGCATGCCGAGGTCAATGCGATCCTCAACTGCGTGGTGCTGCCGCTGACCGGCAGCACGATCTACACGACCCAGTTCCCTTGCCCGCGCTGCGTGCAGTCCATCATCCAGGTCGGCATCGCGCGAGTGGTCTATCTGGAGAAGAAGTCGCACCAGGTGGCGCTGAACGGCGCCTCGGACAAGATGCTGGCGGACGCCGGCATCAAGGTGTTGTCGCTGGAGGATCTGGAGACGCCGTCGGCGCAATGGTGCGGCAAGCTCGACGATTTCATCCGCGCCACCGGCCCGGTGGTGCATGGCGGCAGCGGCGGGACTTGA
- a CDS encoding Crp/Fnr family transcriptional regulator: MTSLHEMLEKSIWGRQLGAAEMQRVHEQARERHVAAGQPMVRMGEPAEHWVGLIAGFGKMSIWSADGRETALIGTAPGGWFGEGTLIKRGRWQYDAMALRDTHLALLPRETFEWLRATSLPFNHYLQHLMSARMGFFIAQICHDRLLDSTARVARSLAGLYNPELYPEPSLFLDLRQAEVAQLAGVSRQRANAALQILEEAGLLQVGRRGIEVLSLQGLRDYAPNPCALTTPMRAS; the protein is encoded by the coding sequence ATGACCAGCCTGCACGAGATGCTCGAGAAATCGATCTGGGGCCGCCAGCTCGGCGCTGCCGAGATGCAGCGGGTGCATGAACAGGCGCGCGAGCGCCATGTGGCGGCCGGCCAGCCGATGGTGCGCATGGGCGAGCCGGCCGAGCATTGGGTCGGACTGATCGCCGGCTTCGGCAAGATGAGCATCTGGAGCGCCGACGGCCGCGAGACCGCGCTGATCGGCACCGCGCCCGGCGGCTGGTTCGGCGAGGGCACCCTGATCAAGCGCGGCCGCTGGCAGTACGACGCGATGGCGCTGCGCGACACCCATCTGGCCTTGCTGCCGCGCGAGACCTTTGAGTGGCTGCGCGCCACCAGCCTGCCCTTCAACCATTACCTGCAGCATCTGATGAGCGCCCGCATGGGCTTCTTCATCGCCCAGATCTGCCATGACCGGCTGCTCGACTCGACCGCCCGCGTCGCGCGCAGCCTGGCCGGGCTCTACAACCCCGAGCTCTACCCGGAGCCGAGCCTGTTCCTGGACCTGCGCCAAGCCGAGGTCGCGCAACTGGCCGGCGTCTCGCGCCAGCGCGCCAACGCGGCGCTGCAGATCCTGGAGGAAGCTGGCCTGCTGCAGGTGGGCCGGCGCGGCATCGAGGTGCTGAGCCTGCAGGGGCTGCGCGACTATGCGCCCAACCCCTGCGCGCTCACGACACCAATGCGGGCGTCGTGA
- a CDS encoding efflux RND transporter permease subunit codes for MRISETSIRRPVFATVMSLLLVLVGIVSFGKLSLREYPRIDEPVVTVSTRLVGASSEVIETQVTKPLEDSIAGIDGVDILTSISRSEQSQITVRFKLEKSPDDAAADVRDRVSRVRGRLPDAVDEPIVAKVEADATPTIWLAFTSDTLDPLQITDLVNRVVKPRLQTVPGVADVQIGGDRKYSMRVWLDADRLAAYKLTVQDVEDALRRQNLEVPAGRIESQQREFNVTARTDLNTAPQFAEVALRQVNGFTVRLKDVARIEEAAASERSRVRLNGVPSVSLGVIRQATANPLEVSAGVREMMPRLQQDLPDTVKVLPANDNSVFIDRSIKSVYQTIAEAVVLVALVVFLFLRTLRASIIPLVTIPVSLIGSFALMAAAGFTVNTLTLLALVLAIGLVVDDAIVVLENIFRHIEEGLAPFQAALKGAKEIGFAVVAMTMTLAAVFAPLAFTPGRTGRLFVEFALTLAGAVIVSGFVALTLTPMMCSKLLRHNHHPSRFDRGMEAVLVWISARYAGALRFALRTRWLVVAVMVASGAYSWWLFTHAKSELAPLEDRGVIFMPVSAPDGATLEFTGRYLDAIERIGAGYPEFDRRFLFAGGSTVSQATVIMRTVDWTDRSISTQELARRLQPQLMGLPGITVFPVTPPSLGQGFRERPINFVIVTSDSYANLANVTQQFMAALAKNPGFVQPDNDLRLNKPEVFLEVDRERAADLGVNVDQVARTVETMLGGRNVTRYKRDAEQYDVIVQTDNAGRTTPDHIEKLFVRGRNEVMIPLASLVKVREAVSPRELNHFNQRRSVSITANLAPGYALGEALAFMDAQAREILPVGYATELNGVSREYKSSSGALGLVFVLALLFIFLVLAAQFESFIDPFVIMLAVPLSMVGALAALQWSGGTLNVYSQIGLITLVGLITKHGILIVEFSNQLRQQGKDLTEAVVEASALRLRPILMTTGAMVLGAIPLALASGAGAESRQQIGWVIVGGMSFGTLLTIFVVPTMYTLFARQRVPGEITTPALVS; via the coding sequence ATGCGCATCTCCGAAACCTCGATCCGCCGGCCGGTCTTCGCGACCGTGATGTCCCTGCTGCTGGTGCTGGTGGGCATCGTGTCCTTCGGCAAGCTGTCGCTGCGCGAATACCCGCGCATCGACGAGCCGGTGGTGACGGTCAGCACCCGCCTGGTCGGCGCCTCCTCCGAGGTGATCGAGACCCAGGTCACCAAGCCGCTGGAGGACTCGATCGCCGGCATCGACGGCGTCGACATCCTGACCTCGATCTCGCGCTCCGAGCAGAGCCAGATCACGGTGCGCTTCAAGCTGGAGAAGAGCCCGGACGACGCCGCGGCCGATGTGCGCGACCGCGTCTCGCGCGTGCGCGGCCGGCTGCCGGACGCGGTGGACGAGCCCATCGTCGCCAAGGTCGAGGCCGACGCGACGCCGACCATCTGGCTCGCCTTCACCAGCGACACGCTGGACCCGCTGCAGATCACCGATCTGGTGAACCGCGTCGTCAAGCCGCGCCTGCAGACCGTGCCGGGCGTGGCGGATGTGCAGATCGGCGGCGACCGCAAGTATTCGATGCGCGTCTGGCTCGATGCCGACCGCCTGGCGGCCTACAAGCTGACGGTGCAGGATGTCGAGGACGCGCTGCGGCGCCAGAACCTGGAGGTGCCGGCCGGCCGCATCGAGAGCCAGCAGCGCGAGTTCAACGTGACCGCGCGCACCGACCTGAACACAGCGCCGCAGTTCGCCGAGGTGGCGCTGAGGCAGGTCAACGGCTTCACGGTGCGGCTCAAGGATGTGGCGCGCATCGAGGAGGCCGCGGCCAGCGAGCGCTCGCGTGTGCGCCTGAACGGCGTGCCCTCGGTCTCGCTGGGCGTGATCCGCCAGGCCACGGCGAACCCGCTGGAGGTCTCGGCCGGCGTGCGCGAGATGATGCCGCGCCTGCAGCAGGACCTGCCGGACACGGTCAAGGTGCTGCCGGCCAACGACAACTCGGTCTTCATCGACCGTTCGATCAAGTCGGTCTACCAGACCATCGCCGAGGCGGTGGTGCTGGTGGCCCTGGTGGTGTTCCTGTTCCTGCGCACCCTGCGCGCCTCGATCATTCCGCTGGTGACGATTCCGGTCAGCCTGATCGGTTCCTTCGCGCTGATGGCGGCCGCGGGCTTCACGGTCAACACCCTGACCCTGTTGGCCCTGGTGCTGGCGATCGGCCTGGTGGTGGACGATGCGATCGTGGTGCTGGAGAACATCTTCCGCCATATCGAGGAGGGGCTGGCGCCCTTCCAGGCGGCGCTGAAGGGGGCCAAGGAGATCGGCTTCGCGGTGGTCGCGATGACGATGACCCTGGCCGCGGTGTTCGCGCCGCTGGCCTTCACGCCGGGGCGCACCGGGCGGCTGTTCGTCGAGTTCGCGCTGACCCTGGCCGGCGCGGTGATCGTCTCGGGCTTCGTCGCGCTGACCCTGACGCCGATGATGTGCAGCAAGCTGCTGCGCCACAACCATCATCCGAGCCGCTTCGACCGCGGCATGGAGGCGGTGCTGGTCTGGATCAGCGCGCGCTATGCGGGCGCGCTGCGCTTCGCGCTGCGCACGCGCTGGCTGGTGGTGGCGGTGATGGTGGCCTCGGGCGCCTACAGCTGGTGGCTGTTCACCCATGCCAAGAGCGAGCTGGCGCCGCTGGAGGATCGCGGCGTGATCTTCATGCCGGTCAGCGCGCCGGACGGCGCGACCCTGGAGTTCACCGGCCGCTACCTGGACGCGATCGAGCGCATCGGCGCCGGCTATCCGGAGTTCGACCGGCGCTTCCTGTTCGCGGGCGGCTCGACGGTGTCGCAGGCCACCGTGATCATGCGCACCGTGGACTGGACCGACCGCAGCATCAGCACCCAGGAGCTGGCGCGCCGGCTGCAGCCGCAGCTGATGGGGCTGCCGGGCATCACGGTGTTCCCGGTCACGCCGCCGAGCCTGGGGCAGGGCTTTCGCGAGCGGCCGATCAACTTCGTGATCGTGACCAGCGACAGCTATGCCAACCTGGCCAACGTGACCCAGCAGTTCATGGCCGCGCTGGCCAAGAACCCCGGCTTCGTGCAGCCGGACAACGACCTGCGCCTGAACAAGCCCGAGGTCTTCCTGGAGGTGGACCGCGAGCGCGCGGCCGACCTGGGCGTCAATGTCGACCAGGTGGCGCGCACCGTCGAGACCATGCTGGGCGGCCGCAATGTGACGCGCTACAAGCGCGACGCCGAGCAGTACGACGTGATCGTGCAGACCGACAATGCCGGCCGCACCACGCCGGACCATATCGAGAAGCTGTTCGTGCGCGGCCGCAACGAGGTGATGATCCCGCTGGCCAGCCTGGTGAAGGTGCGCGAGGCGGTCAGCCCGCGCGAGCTGAACCACTTCAACCAGCGCCGCTCGGTCTCGATCACCGCCAACCTGGCGCCCGGCTATGCGCTGGGCGAGGCGCTGGCCTTCATGGATGCGCAGGCGCGCGAGATCCTGCCGGTGGGCTATGCGACCGAGCTGAACGGCGTGTCGCGCGAGTACAAGAGCAGCAGCGGCGCGCTGGGCCTGGTGTTCGTGCTGGCCCTCTTGTTCATCTTCCTGGTGCTGGCGGCGCAGTTCGAGAGCTTCATCGACCCCTTCGTGATCATGCTGGCGGTGCCGCTGTCGATGGTCGGCGCGCTGGCCGCGCTGCAGTGGAGCGGCGGCACCTTGAACGTCTACTCGCAGATCGGCCTGATCACCCTGGTGGGCCTGATCACCAAGCATGGCATCCTGATCGTCGAGTTCAGCAACCAGCTGCGCCAGCAGGGCAAGGACCTGACCGAGGCGGTGGTCGAAGCCTCGGCGCTGCGCCTGCGCCCGATCCTGATGACCACCGGCGCAATGGTGCTGGGCGCGATCCCGCTGGCGCTGGCCTCGGGTGCCGGCGCGGAGAGCCGTCAGCAGATCGGCTGGGTGATCGTCGGCGGCATGAGCTTCGGCACCCTGCTGACCATCTTCGTCGTGCCGACCATGTACACCCTGTTCGCACGCCAGCGCGTACCGGGCGAGATCACGACGCCCGCATTGGTGTCGTGA